The following proteins are co-located in the Micromonospora viridifaciens genome:
- a CDS encoding ABC transporter substrate-binding protein yields MRMQRFSPGRRLVALAGVVALAATMFGCGSGSEESGGRVTIRLGYYAEAGGPADKTMRSLADEFMKANSDIKLELESAPYTDFFKRLRTQLAGGRGPDVWLSDGVLVQEYAGRNSLRDLSDFVKTINTDDYYGVDLNRDSDGHLYGFPQGAQTPVLFYNKKMFADAGVAEPTGDWTYDDLTAAAKKLTRDTNGDGKPDVWGMRVYSPGFTESWWPMIKAFGGDIVADGGRKVVIDSPQSRAGLDWMLNAMYTEKAGPDVVTTKALGSPHTMFASNRVAMQFGIYARTIPANEAKIDLGVAPMPKGPAGRGHVAIANSWVINKAANQRKADAAWKWITYFASEKPQTTWAGIGEAIPINKKVAASDVFLKPGTPPADRQAFLDALAEADDLGLNPVWTEYTTAVANQIDRALAKEKPVGDALTDAQRDAQQIIDRFYANK; encoded by the coding sequence ATGAGGATGCAACGCTTCTCGCCGGGCCGGCGTCTCGTCGCCCTGGCAGGGGTCGTGGCGCTCGCCGCGACAATGTTCGGCTGCGGTTCTGGCTCCGAGGAGAGCGGCGGCCGGGTGACCATCAGGCTGGGCTACTACGCGGAGGCGGGCGGCCCGGCCGACAAGACGATGCGCTCGCTCGCCGACGAGTTCATGAAGGCGAACTCCGACATCAAGCTGGAACTGGAGTCGGCGCCGTACACGGACTTCTTCAAGCGGCTGCGCACCCAGCTCGCGGGTGGCCGGGGCCCCGACGTGTGGCTCTCCGACGGGGTGCTGGTGCAGGAGTACGCCGGCCGCAACAGCCTGCGTGACCTCAGCGACTTCGTGAAGACGATCAACACCGACGACTACTACGGCGTGGACCTCAACCGCGACTCCGACGGCCACCTCTACGGCTTCCCGCAGGGCGCGCAGACCCCGGTGCTCTTCTACAACAAGAAGATGTTCGCCGACGCGGGCGTCGCCGAGCCGACCGGCGACTGGACGTACGACGACCTCACCGCCGCCGCGAAGAAGCTGACCCGGGACACCAACGGTGACGGCAAGCCCGACGTGTGGGGAATGCGCGTCTACTCGCCCGGCTTCACCGAGAGCTGGTGGCCGATGATCAAGGCATTCGGCGGCGACATCGTCGCCGACGGGGGGCGCAAGGTCGTCATCGACAGCCCGCAGAGCCGCGCGGGGCTGGACTGGATGCTGAACGCGATGTACACCGAGAAGGCCGGCCCGGACGTGGTCACGACCAAGGCGCTGGGCAGCCCACACACGATGTTCGCCAGCAACCGCGTGGCCATGCAGTTCGGCATCTACGCCCGCACCATCCCGGCAAACGAAGCCAAGATCGACCTCGGCGTGGCACCGATGCCGAAGGGACCGGCGGGCCGCGGCCACGTGGCGATCGCGAACTCCTGGGTGATCAACAAGGCCGCGAACCAGCGGAAGGCCGACGCCGCCTGGAAGTGGATCACGTACTTCGCCTCTGAGAAGCCACAGACCACCTGGGCCGGGATCGGCGAGGCGATCCCGATCAACAAGAAGGTGGCCGCGTCCGACGTGTTCCTGAAGCCGGGTACTCCGCCGGCCGACCGGCAGGCGTTCCTCGACGCTCTCGCCGAAGCCGACGACCTTGGCCTCAACCCGGTGTGGACCGAGTACACCACGGCCGTGGCGAACCAGATCGACCGAGCGCTGGCCAAGGAAAAGCCCGTCGGTGACGCGCTGACCGACGCCCAACGGGATGCCCAACAGATCATCGACCGGTTCTACGCGAACAAGTGA
- a CDS encoding DUF4041 domain-containing protein has protein sequence MTMRYNPPPNWPPPPAGWTPPAGWTPDPAWGPPPAGWQLWVDEDIPLFGARGKARELAAENGELQKKLNAWHAEATRLQGQLDQRQGEVAQLRAELDRLQSEVKRLGVMSAIELEQYRDRLTEQTAELDQRMTGLKQQVVLTEETALLQEVGVYEYRHPLTDAVAYQGELATIQDRIKAMARRDGGAVQADTRWTVSGSEAKGRAMIRDYSKLVLRAYNAEADNLVRGLKPYRLDSAIERLNKVAETIARLGKTMDIRISNAYHRLRKKELELTADYLAKVAEEKEREREEKARLREERKVQQEIERERARLDKERQHYANALAALQAKGDAEGIAQMEERLAEVEAAAEAVDYRAANVRAGYVYVISNIGAFGEDMVKIGMTRRLDPLDRVRELSDASVPFNFDVHALFFSDDAVGIETQMHACLADRRVNLVNQRREFFRVTPAEAKTHLLALTGNLLQYEEVPEALEYRQSIAGAN, from the coding sequence ATGACGATGCGATACAACCCACCGCCGAATTGGCCCCCACCCCCGGCGGGCTGGACACCCCCGGCCGGCTGGACTCCGGACCCGGCATGGGGCCCGCCGCCTGCTGGGTGGCAGCTCTGGGTTGACGAGGACATCCCCCTGTTCGGAGCGCGCGGCAAGGCGCGGGAGCTTGCCGCCGAAAACGGGGAGCTGCAGAAGAAGCTGAACGCGTGGCATGCCGAGGCCACCAGGCTGCAGGGCCAGCTGGACCAGCGCCAGGGCGAGGTCGCCCAGCTGCGAGCGGAGCTAGATCGTCTGCAGTCCGAGGTGAAGCGGCTCGGGGTGATGAGCGCCATCGAGTTGGAGCAGTACCGCGACCGGTTGACGGAGCAGACAGCCGAGCTTGACCAGCGAATGACGGGGCTGAAGCAGCAGGTGGTTCTCACTGAGGAGACCGCGTTGCTGCAGGAGGTGGGGGTGTACGAGTACCGGCACCCGCTGACCGACGCCGTGGCCTACCAGGGCGAACTCGCGACCATCCAGGACCGGATCAAGGCTATGGCCAGGAGGGATGGTGGCGCCGTCCAGGCGGACACCCGCTGGACCGTCTCCGGGTCGGAGGCCAAGGGACGGGCCATGATCCGGGACTACTCGAAGCTCGTCCTGCGCGCGTACAACGCCGAGGCCGACAACCTAGTCCGGGGTCTCAAGCCCTACAGGCTGGATTCGGCCATCGAGCGCCTCAACAAGGTGGCGGAGACGATCGCGCGCCTCGGCAAAACGATGGACATCCGGATCTCCAACGCCTACCACCGTCTGCGCAAGAAGGAACTGGAGCTAACCGCGGACTACCTGGCGAAGGTCGCCGAGGAGAAGGAACGAGAGCGGGAGGAGAAGGCACGCCTGCGAGAGGAGCGAAAGGTCCAGCAGGAAATCGAACGCGAGCGCGCACGCCTGGACAAGGAGCGGCAGCACTACGCCAACGCGCTCGCCGCCCTTCAGGCCAAGGGTGACGCCGAGGGCATTGCCCAGATGGAGGAACGCCTCGCTGAGGTCGAGGCGGCGGCCGAGGCAGTGGACTACCGGGCCGCGAACGTCCGCGCCGGCTACGTCTACGTCATCTCGAACATTGGGGCGTTCGGCGAGGACATGGTGAAAATCGGCATGACTCGGCGACTGGACCCCCTCGACCGGGTGCGTGAGCTCAGCGACGCCTCGGTCCCGTTCAACTTCGACGTGCACGCCCTGTTCTTTTCCGATGACGCCGTCGGTATCGAAACCCAGATGCACGCCTGCCTGGCGGATCGTCGCGTGAACCTCGTCAACCAGCGCCGCGAGTTCTTCCGCGTCACCCCTGCGGAGGCCAAGACGCACCTGCTCGCTCTGACGGGCAACCTCCTGCAGTACGAGGAAGTGCCCGAGGCCCTGGAGTACCGGCAGAGCATCGCTGGCGCGAATTGA
- a CDS encoding Imm50 family immunity protein produces the protein MSGWVDLLSESHGIRAIYGEDLPALTSVDLHEFALHRDGPRATLRFDLPQFPKSPPKKWADQGFNVVQVQLTLVDVLHLAIVGWTTRAVLDINVERMGEVLSLRANNGPVDINIDARWLVLSHLSAYCRASAE, from the coding sequence ATGTCTGGCTGGGTTGATCTCTTGAGTGAGTCGCACGGCATCCGGGCGATTTACGGTGAGGACCTGCCGGCGCTGACGTCGGTTGACCTCCATGAGTTCGCCCTGCATCGCGACGGGCCACGCGCTACGTTGCGCTTCGACCTTCCCCAGTTCCCCAAGTCGCCACCGAAGAAGTGGGCGGATCAGGGCTTCAACGTCGTTCAAGTCCAACTCACACTGGTGGATGTGCTGCACCTGGCCATAGTCGGTTGGACGACCCGTGCTGTGCTTGACATCAATGTCGAACGCATGGGCGAGGTGCTCTCGTTGAGGGCAAACAATGGCCCGGTGGATATCAACATTGACGCCCGATGGCTTGTTCTGTCACACCTGTCGGCCTATTGCCGTGCCTCGGCTGAGTGA
- a CDS encoding GntR family transcriptional regulator codes for MTGNDGLDSFPQGTKFRALAAHLRQQIAEGRWSVDARLPTEQEFAQTHEVGINTVRRAINLLVDEGLVRRRQGSGTYVVAIPAQVGRSARFVGVLVPSTSYFYPRVIEGIERVMTAAGVRIILSSSEYDPDLEAQQTNQLLAADVDGLLLVPNLHLIENPQRYVDRLHRLPVPYVLVERRPPDPAPDDATPYVCTNHLGGGYAAVRHFVELGHQRIGHLGRIRTATADMVAEGFDRAVRDLNLPRIPAAVVRREEWSPDELAAYAQTCKDNEITAVFCLGDRDAAGLLPHARRLGLTVPDRLAVIAYDDEVADLGEVPLTAISPPKTEVGKLAAEVLLRRIEQGVSAAVHQIQLQPRLAIRASCGAAARDRSSVTGRRPGAPSGR; via the coding sequence ATGACCGGCAACGATGGTTTGGATTCATTCCCTCAAGGGACGAAATTCCGAGCCCTGGCAGCCCACCTCAGGCAGCAGATCGCCGAGGGTCGGTGGTCGGTCGACGCGCGCCTGCCCACCGAGCAGGAGTTCGCGCAGACCCACGAGGTGGGGATCAACACGGTCCGGCGCGCGATCAACCTGCTGGTGGACGAAGGGCTGGTACGCCGCCGTCAGGGCTCCGGCACCTACGTGGTGGCGATACCGGCGCAGGTCGGGCGCAGCGCCCGCTTCGTCGGCGTGCTCGTACCGTCCACCTCGTACTTCTACCCGCGGGTGATTGAGGGGATCGAGCGGGTGATGACCGCTGCCGGCGTCCGGATCATCCTCTCCAGTTCCGAGTACGACCCGGACCTGGAGGCACAGCAGACCAACCAACTGCTCGCCGCGGACGTCGACGGCCTGCTGCTCGTACCCAACCTGCACCTGATCGAGAACCCGCAGCGGTACGTCGACCGGCTGCACCGGCTGCCGGTCCCGTACGTGCTGGTCGAACGGCGGCCGCCGGATCCGGCGCCGGACGATGCGACACCGTACGTCTGCACCAACCACCTCGGCGGGGGCTACGCCGCGGTACGGCACTTCGTCGAGTTGGGGCACCAGCGGATCGGGCACCTCGGCCGGATCCGGACCGCGACCGCCGACATGGTGGCCGAGGGCTTCGACCGCGCGGTCAGGGACCTCAACCTGCCGCGGATCCCGGCCGCTGTGGTGCGGCGCGAGGAGTGGTCGCCCGACGAGCTCGCGGCATACGCGCAGACCTGTAAGGACAACGAGATCACCGCGGTGTTCTGCCTCGGCGACCGGGACGCCGCGGGACTGCTGCCGCACGCTCGCCGGCTCGGCCTGACCGTGCCCGACCGGCTGGCGGTGATCGCCTATGACGACGAGGTCGCGGACCTCGGCGAGGTGCCGCTCACCGCCATTTCCCCGCCGAAGACCGAGGTGGGCAAGCTCGCCGCCGAGGTCCTGCTGCGACGCATCGAGCAGGGCGTCTCGGCTGCCGTCCACCAGATCCAACTGCAACCACGCCTGGCGATCCGGGCCTCGTGCGGCGCCGCCGCCCGCGACCGGTCGTCCGTGACCGGCCGAAGGCCGGGCGCACCGTCGGGGCGGTGA
- a CDS encoding mandelate racemase/muconate lactonizing enzyme family protein, which translates to MPTHGPARAGALDDLLVERVETFVVELPTIRSFEIAGGTVATAGQPSRRVLVKVTAGGIAGWGEATPTPSWTYETTESIVTTIDRYLAPAILGAPAWNLDAVTATFDRVINRGFTIGAPIAKSALDIALHDLIGRAVGVPLGALWGQRRAERIPLGWIISAKTPEAVADSVTEGRALGYTAFKVKIGLAEIEQDIAFVEAVREAAPSAAIWVDANQAYQVDQALQVARRLADLDVTAFEQPLPANQITGLRRLREHSPVPVALDESLRHPSDLATFVRLDAVDVAIAKVQRSGGLALSRRLCALAEDSGVRLMGSGLTDSDLGFAASLHLFSAFGIDTPVDLNGRQFIQSTYTGGRTVEVHNGLAAVPTGPGLGVDVDEAAVRALAVDVLRADAQARIPAQSVR; encoded by the coding sequence ATGCCGACTCATGGGCCCGCGCGCGCCGGGGCACTGGACGATCTCCTCGTGGAGCGGGTGGAGACCTTTGTGGTCGAACTCCCGACGATCCGTTCGTTCGAGATCGCCGGTGGAACCGTCGCGACGGCCGGGCAGCCCAGCCGGCGGGTGCTGGTGAAGGTGACCGCGGGCGGAATCGCCGGCTGGGGTGAGGCCACCCCGACGCCGTCCTGGACCTACGAGACCACCGAGAGCATCGTCACCACGATCGACCGCTACCTGGCACCCGCGATCCTCGGTGCCCCGGCGTGGAACCTCGACGCGGTCACCGCCACGTTCGACCGGGTCATCAACCGCGGCTTCACAATCGGCGCGCCGATCGCGAAGTCGGCCCTCGACATCGCCCTGCACGACCTCATCGGACGGGCGGTCGGCGTCCCACTCGGGGCGCTCTGGGGCCAACGTCGCGCCGAACGGATCCCGCTCGGCTGGATCATCTCCGCCAAGACCCCCGAAGCGGTCGCCGACAGCGTCACGGAGGGCCGCGCCCTCGGATACACGGCGTTCAAGGTCAAAATCGGGCTGGCCGAGATCGAGCAGGACATCGCATTCGTCGAGGCCGTACGCGAAGCGGCGCCCAGCGCGGCGATCTGGGTGGACGCCAACCAGGCGTACCAGGTCGACCAGGCACTACAGGTCGCCCGCCGGCTCGCCGACCTCGACGTCACCGCGTTCGAGCAGCCGCTGCCGGCCAACCAGATCACCGGCCTACGACGGCTGCGGGAGCACTCCCCCGTGCCGGTCGCGCTCGACGAGAGCCTGCGCCACCCCAGCGACCTCGCCACCTTCGTACGCCTCGACGCCGTCGATGTCGCGATCGCCAAGGTGCAGCGCAGCGGCGGCCTCGCGCTCTCCCGGCGCCTGTGCGCCCTCGCCGAGGACAGCGGTGTGCGCCTGATGGGCTCCGGCCTCACCGACTCCGACCTCGGCTTCGCGGCGTCGCTGCACCTGTTCTCGGCGTTCGGCATCGACACGCCGGTCGACCTCAACGGCCGGCAGTTCATCCAGTCCACCTACACGGGAGGCCGGACGGTCGAGGTACACAACGGGCTCGCCGCGGTACCCACCGGACCCGGCCTGGGCGTCGACGTGGACGAAGCCGCGGTACGCGCCCTGGCCGTCGACGTACTCCGCGCCGATGCGCAGGCCAGAATCCCGGCACAGTCGGTCAGGTAA
- a CDS encoding carbohydrate ABC transporter permease, with protein MTTIEDRVDQGRRPSLDDERRTGSERPGLGQRAWATLFAFPYLAHLLVLTAWPVLALAYFSLTDYDTLSSPRWVGLDNFRRLLGDEAFWRSLLNTAYFAVLFVPTQTILALLLAVALNQRLRWISWLRSAYFVPVVSSWVVVGYVADAVFNPQFGMANTVLGWLGLPPATWLQSPVLVIPTLALVAVWKGVGYMMVLFLAGLQNIPEELYEAAKIDGASAWQRFRRVTLPGISGTTFLVLVLSTITTLQAFEQVYVMTGPMRGQPAGQPNGASEMTVLFMYQQGFEFFNMGYASAVAWVLFALIFILTMVQLRLQKKWVHYA; from the coding sequence GTGACGACCATCGAGGACCGAGTGGACCAGGGGCGCCGCCCCTCCCTCGATGACGAAAGGAGAACCGGGAGCGAGCGACCAGGGCTCGGTCAGCGGGCCTGGGCCACCCTGTTCGCCTTCCCGTACCTGGCGCACCTGCTGGTGCTGACCGCGTGGCCCGTACTCGCGCTGGCCTACTTCAGCCTCACCGACTACGACACCCTGTCCTCCCCGAGGTGGGTGGGGCTGGACAACTTCCGCCGGCTGCTCGGCGACGAGGCGTTCTGGCGGTCACTGCTCAACACCGCCTACTTCGCGGTGCTGTTCGTGCCCACCCAGACGATCCTCGCGCTGCTGCTCGCGGTCGCGCTGAACCAGCGCCTGCGATGGATCTCGTGGCTGCGCAGCGCCTACTTCGTGCCGGTCGTGTCGTCGTGGGTCGTCGTGGGATACGTCGCCGACGCCGTCTTCAACCCGCAGTTCGGGATGGCCAACACCGTACTGGGGTGGCTCGGCCTGCCCCCGGCGACCTGGCTGCAGAGCCCGGTCCTCGTCATCCCCACGCTCGCCCTGGTCGCGGTCTGGAAGGGCGTCGGCTACATGATGGTGCTCTTCCTCGCCGGATTGCAGAACATCCCCGAGGAACTGTACGAGGCCGCCAAGATCGACGGCGCGTCTGCCTGGCAGCGATTCCGCCGAGTCACCCTGCCGGGGATCTCCGGAACGACCTTCCTCGTCCTGGTCCTCTCGACGATCACCACCCTGCAGGCGTTCGAGCAGGTCTACGTGATGACCGGACCGATGCGGGGCCAGCCCGCCGGCCAGCCGAACGGGGCCAGCGAGATGACAGTGCTCTTCATGTACCAGCAGGGCTTCGAGTTCTTCAACATGGGCTACGCGTCCGCGGTCGCGTGGGTGCTGTTCGCGCTGATCTTCATCCTGACGATGGTCCAGCTCCGGCTGCAGAAGAAGTGGGTGCACTATGCCTGA